In one Candidatus Micrarchaeia archaeon genomic region, the following are encoded:
- a CDS encoding helicase C-terminal domain-containing protein — protein LIAVQGGSLSEGVDFSKGEIKNAIVVGIALEEMNLEIKSLIDYYQQKFGKGWEYAYIYPGMTRALQSAGRAIRKDEDKAAIIFLDERFAWGNYRKILPSEEDFAIAPAEKLQNRLEKFWNPK, from the coding sequence TGCTCATCGCGGTGCAAGGAGGTTCTCTTTCCGAAGGAGTGGATTTCAGCAAAGGGGAGATAAAAAATGCGATTGTCGTGGGAATAGCGCTCGAGGAGATGAACCTGGAGATAAAATCCTTAATAGATTATTACCAGCAGAAATTCGGGAAAGGCTGGGAATACGCGTACATCTACCCGGGAATGACCCGCGCCCTCCAGTCCGCAGGGCGCGCGATACGGAAGGACGAGGACAAGGCAGCGATAATTTTCCTCGACGAGCGCTTCGCGTGGGGCAATTACCGCAAGATTCTCCCATCCGAGGAGGATTTCGCAATCGCTCCAGCAGAGAAGCTGCAGAACCGCCTGGAAAAGTTCTGGAATCCCAAATAA